One Echinicola strongylocentroti DNA window includes the following coding sequences:
- a CDS encoding type II toxin-antitoxin system Phd/YefM family antitoxin, giving the protein MLVISSREFRDNQKKYLDMVDNDQHIIIQRGKDKAYVLSPVSESDEYFMDPKVMAHVREGIADYEAGRVVKMTKEERKKMLGR; this is encoded by the coding sequence ATGTTAGTAATCAGTTCAAGAGAATTTCGGGACAATCAGAAAAAATACCTGGACATGGTGGATAATGACCAGCATATCATCATTCAGAGAGGAAAAGACAAAGCGTATGTACTTTCTCCAGTGAGTGAGTCAGATGAGTATTTTATGGATCCTAAGGTCATGGCTCATGTGAGGGAGGGAATTGCAGACTATGAAGCAGGTAGAGTTGTTAAAATGACCAAAGAAGAGCGGAAAAAAATGCTTGGGCGATGA
- a CDS encoding Txe/YoeB family addiction module toxin has protein sequence MNFEVDFTERALKDIKRHIKSGNKRLLDKLDQLLDELEYHPETGTGKPEKLKHISGYWSRRINKKHRLVYTIDGKKIVVTVISAYGHYED, from the coding sequence ATGAACTTTGAAGTGGACTTTACTGAAAGGGCGCTTAAGGATATCAAGCGGCATATAAAGTCTGGAAACAAAAGATTGTTGGACAAGTTAGATCAGCTGTTGGATGAACTTGAATATCATCCTGAAACCGGAACTGGAAAACCGGAGAAGCTCAAACATATTTCCGGTTATTGGTCGAGAAGGATAAATAAGAAGCACCGTTTGGTTTATACAATTGACGGTAAGAAGATTGTTGTTACCGTCATTTCTGCCTATGGCCATTATGAAGACTGA
- a CDS encoding cell division ATP-binding protein FtsE, whose protein sequence is MVFSSEPVVRLDKACVFQGITAILQDVSFDIDKDEFVFLIGRTGSGKSSLLKTLYADLPLKMGYGKIVGYDLQKIKTKEVPFLRRKLGIVFQDFQLFTDRTVAENLYFVMRATGWKDKSKMKTRMVEVLMRVGLGGAATKMPHQLSGGEQQRVVIARALLNHPSILLADEPTGNLDPEVADGIFKLFQEINKQGTAVLMATHNHDLLNKYPYRILKCEKGKLLDSKTSEIVK, encoded by the coding sequence ATGGTATTTTCCAGCGAACCTGTTGTCCGCCTTGACAAAGCCTGCGTCTTCCAAGGCATTACGGCTATTTTACAAGATGTGTCCTTTGACATTGATAAGGATGAATTTGTTTTTCTTATCGGAAGGACCGGCAGCGGTAAAAGTTCCCTCCTAAAAACGCTCTATGCCGATCTACCACTGAAGATGGGCTATGGCAAAATCGTTGGATACGACCTTCAAAAAATCAAAACCAAAGAAGTCCCTTTCCTCCGCAGAAAACTTGGCATTGTGTTTCAGGACTTTCAGCTCTTTACCGATAGGACTGTCGCCGAAAACCTCTACTTCGTCATGCGTGCCACAGGCTGGAAGGATAAGTCCAAGATGAAAACCAGAATGGTAGAAGTGCTCATGCGCGTCGGACTGGGCGGTGCAGCGACCAAAATGCCCCATCAGCTCTCCGGCGGCGAACAGCAGCGGGTGGTCATTGCCCGTGCCCTGCTCAACCATCCTTCTATTCTCCTAGCTGATGAACCTACCGGAAATCTTGACCCCGAAGTGGCCGACGGTATCTTTAAACTCTTTCAAGAAATCAACAAACAGGGAACTGCGGTACTTATGGCCACCCATAACCATGATTTGCTCAACAAGTACCCCTATAGGATTCTTAAATGCGAAAAAGGAAAACTGCTGGATTCAAAAACCAGTGAGATCGTAAAGTAA
- a CDS encoding fructose-6-phosphate aldolase: MYIIKVKGKAKIPDYIQIRDENFVLIAYFRADRPLKNLEKYGLEGKEEEMERLIKALPFGKLQKLEF; encoded by the coding sequence ATGTATATTATTAAGGTCAAGGGCAAAGCAAAGATTCCGGATTACATTCAAATCAGGGACGAAAACTTTGTGCTTATTGCCTATTTTAGAGCCGACCGTCCGCTCAAAAACCTGGAAAAATACGGTTTGGAAGGCAAAGAAGAAGAAATGGAACGCTTGATCAAAGCGCTTCCTTTTGGTAAATTACAAAAGCTAGAATTCTAA
- the fsa gene encoding fructose-6-phosphate aldolase yields MKFFIDTANLDEIKEAYDLGVLDGVTTNPSLMAKEGITGDDNVRAHYKAICDIVDDKVSAEVISTDFDGMVKEGKELAKIDDKIVVKVPMIKDGVKAIKYFSEEGIRTNCTLVFSAGQAILAAKAGATYLSPFIGRLDDIAFDGLELIEQIVHIYANYGYDTQVLAASVRHTMHLIKCAEIGADVVTCPLNVITGLLKHPLTDAGLAKFLADHAKAAGK; encoded by the coding sequence ATGAAATTCTTTATTGACACCGCCAATCTCGATGAAATCAAAGAAGCCTACGACCTAGGCGTACTGGATGGTGTGACCACCAATCCATCCCTGATGGCCAAAGAAGGCATCACTGGAGACGATAATGTAAGAGCTCACTACAAGGCCATTTGTGACATCGTAGATGACAAGGTAAGTGCTGAGGTGATTTCCACCGATTTTGACGGCATGGTCAAAGAAGGTAAAGAACTTGCCAAAATTGACGACAAGATTGTCGTAAAAGTCCCTATGATCAAGGATGGCGTAAAAGCGATCAAATATTTCAGTGAAGAAGGCATCAGGACCAATTGCACCCTGGTTTTTTCCGCAGGACAAGCTATCTTGGCGGCTAAGGCAGGCGCTACTTACCTGTCTCCATTTATCGGACGTCTCGATGACATCGCTTTTGATGGTCTTGAACTGATCGAGCAAATCGTTCACATTTATGCCAACTATGGTTACGATACGCAAGTATTGGCCGCTTCTGTGCGCCATACCATGCACTTGATAAAATGTGCCGAAATCGGTGCAGATGTGGTGACTTGTCCGCTTAACGTGATCACTGGCTTGCTAAAACATCCACTTACTGACGCTGGATTGGCCAAATTCCTAGCAGACCACGCTAAAGCTGCTGGAAAATAA
- a CDS encoding anthranilate synthase component I family protein: MDTRQRFKINTRYKKRLADTITPVSIYLQVRDKFKNPILLESSDYHGQDNSYSYICFNPMATFSFDGKTIKETFPGEGKNQFDLVKGEKLVDKLKAFSARFEEEPNDFKFITNGLFGYMQYDTVGSFEDIQLNNTKASEVPQAYYAVYKNVIVVDHFKNELHIFDYHVNGEDDKIKEIETLLNNRNIPTYSFKVEGEETSNYTDNEFLDILRQGREHCFKGDVFQIVLSRCYTTGFKGDEFNVYRALRSVNPSPYLFYFDYGSYKVFGSSPEAQIVVKGRKATIYPIAGTFKRTGNDLADAELATKLYDDPKENSEHVMLVDLARNDLSRSSEKVEVDVFKEIQYYSHVIHLVSKVTGVLPETANPLQLVADTFPAGTLSGAPKYRAMEIIDKLENTSRKFYGGAIGFLGFNGDFNHAILIRSFVSENNQLRLQAGAGVVAKSSIESELQEVTNKLQALRVALKAAEEV; this comes from the coding sequence ATGGACACAAGACAAAGATTTAAGATCAACACACGGTACAAGAAACGCCTGGCGGACACCATTACCCCAGTGAGTATTTACCTACAGGTGAGAGATAAGTTTAAGAATCCCATTTTGCTGGAAAGCTCTGACTATCATGGACAGGATAACAGTTATTCTTACATCTGTTTTAACCCGATGGCTACCTTTTCTTTTGATGGTAAGACGATAAAAGAAACCTTTCCAGGAGAGGGGAAGAACCAGTTTGACCTGGTCAAAGGCGAAAAATTGGTCGACAAGCTGAAGGCATTTTCCGCTCGGTTTGAGGAAGAGCCCAATGACTTTAAATTTATCACCAACGGCCTTTTTGGCTATATGCAGTACGATACCGTAGGTAGTTTTGAGGATATTCAGCTCAACAACACAAAGGCATCCGAGGTGCCTCAAGCGTATTATGCGGTCTATAAAAATGTAATTGTAGTGGATCATTTCAAAAATGAACTCCACATTTTTGACTACCATGTCAATGGTGAGGATGATAAGATCAAAGAGATCGAAACCCTACTGAACAACCGCAATATCCCAACCTATTCATTTAAGGTAGAAGGAGAAGAAACCTCTAATTATACCGATAATGAATTCTTGGACATCCTCCGACAGGGGCGTGAGCACTGCTTCAAGGGTGATGTATTCCAGATCGTCCTTTCCAGGTGCTACACCACTGGATTTAAGGGAGATGAGTTCAATGTCTATCGTGCATTGAGGTCTGTTAACCCATCGCCGTATTTGTTTTATTTTGATTACGGTTCTTATAAGGTGTTTGGCAGTTCTCCGGAAGCGCAAATTGTGGTGAAAGGCAGAAAAGCTACAATCTATCCCATTGCGGGGACCTTTAAGCGAACAGGAAATGATCTGGCTGACGCCGAATTGGCTACCAAGCTTTATGATGATCCCAAGGAGAACTCAGAGCATGTGATGCTGGTGGATCTCGCCAGAAATGACCTGAGCAGGTCGTCAGAGAAAGTGGAGGTGGATGTATTTAAGGAGATCCAATATTATTCCCATGTGATTCACTTGGTGTCCAAAGTGACAGGAGTGCTTCCAGAAACGGCCAATCCACTACAATTGGTCGCCGACACCTTCCCTGCGGGGACGCTTTCAGGCGCACCAAAATACCGGGCCATGGAGATCATCGATAAGCTCGAAAATACCAGCCGCAAGTTCTATGGAGGAGCGATAGGTTTTCTTGGTTTCAACGGGGACTTTAACCATGCCATCCTGATCAGGTCTTTTGTGTCAGAAAACAACCAGCTTCGCCTACAGGCTGGAGCAGGGGTGGTCGCCAAATCTTCCATCGAAAGCGAACTCCAAGAAGTGACCAACAAGCTCCAGGCCCTCCGCGTCGCCCTCAAAGCCGCCGAAGAAGTTTAA
- a CDS encoding four helix bundle protein — translation MAKIDCFEELDVWRHAAEIGIEVYGLADELPLSKDFKSRDQLIGAAISISNNIAEGFEYNNNKDFIRFLAYAKGSAGELRSQAFVLYKAGRIKEEDYWGLKESLLNISKEIKGFINYLKAFENNKK, via the coding sequence ATGGCAAAGATTGACTGCTTTGAGGAATTGGATGTTTGGAGGCATGCTGCTGAAATTGGAATAGAAGTTTATGGTTTAGCTGATGAGTTGCCATTATCTAAAGACTTTAAATCAAGGGACCAACTAATTGGGGCTGCAATTTCAATATCAAACAATATTGCAGAAGGTTTTGAGTATAATAATAACAAGGATTTTATTCGATTTCTAGCGTACGCAAAAGGCTCAGCAGGGGAGTTAAGGAGCCAAGCATTTGTTTTGTACAAAGCGGGTAGGATAAAAGAAGAAGACTATTGGGGTTTAAAAGAAAGCCTTTTAAATATTTCGAAGGAAATTAAAGGGTTTATCAATTACTTAAAGGCATTTGAAAACAATAAAAAATGA
- a CDS encoding anthranilate synthase component II gives MKILVLDNYDSFTYNLVYIVRELGYGAEMDVFRNDKISVEDVAAYDKILLSPGPGVPADAGIMPELLRKYASEKDILGVCLGHQAIGEAFGSGLNNLTEVVHGVASEIKVLQEDLLFEGVPNSFKIGRYHSWVIDESTLSKDLEITAKTPDGQIMAVRHKKYKVRGLQFHPESVLTDHGKQIVQNWIND, from the coding sequence ATGAAAATACTAGTACTCGATAATTACGATTCATTTACCTATAACTTGGTTTACATTGTTCGTGAGCTGGGGTATGGGGCGGAGATGGACGTCTTCCGAAACGATAAGATCAGTGTGGAAGATGTGGCTGCCTATGACAAAATTCTGCTGTCACCAGGGCCGGGAGTTCCTGCCGATGCGGGTATCATGCCCGAGCTGTTAAGGAAATATGCCAGTGAAAAGGATATCCTTGGCGTTTGTTTGGGACATCAGGCCATTGGGGAGGCTTTTGGAAGTGGGCTAAATAACCTGACCGAAGTGGTGCACGGTGTCGCTTCTGAGATAAAAGTATTGCAGGAAGACCTGCTTTTTGAAGGAGTGCCCAATAGCTTTAAAATAGGCAGGTACCATAGCTGGGTGATCGATGAGTCTACGCTGTCCAAAGACCTGGAGATCACAGCCAAGACCCCAGATGGACAGATCATGGCCGTAAGGCACAAGAAGTATAAAGTGAGAGGGCTGCAGTTTCACCCAGAAAGTGTCCTGACTGACCATGGCAAGCAGATCGTCCAAAACTGGATAAATGACTGA
- the trpD gene encoding anthranilate phosphoribosyltransferase, giving the protein MKEILNHLIEHRTLGKEEAKETLKKITSGEYNQSQMAAFMTVYMMRSITVEELEGFREAMLEQCIPVEIAAYDAMDLCGTGGDGKDTFNISTLSSFVVAGAGQNVAKHGNNGVSSICGSSNLLAHFGYEFTNDIDVIRKNLDEAGICFLHAPLFHPAMKNVGPIRKDLGVKTFFNMLGPMVNPSFPKKQLVGVFSLELARLYGYLYQNSRIDFSILHSLDGYDEVSLTGDFKMISNAGERVISPESIGLPKVKAPAIQGGTTIEESARIFHNILKGEGTEAQKAVVVANSAAALVTADQSLSFEEGIAKATASLDSGKALQTFENLVNPKTSVSLANS; this is encoded by the coding sequence ATGAAAGAGATTCTAAATCACCTAATAGAACATAGGACCTTGGGAAAGGAAGAGGCGAAGGAAACGTTGAAAAAAATCACCTCAGGAGAGTATAACCAAAGCCAAATGGCGGCGTTTATGACCGTCTATATGATGAGGAGTATCACCGTGGAGGAATTGGAGGGATTCCGTGAAGCGATGCTAGAGCAGTGTATCCCCGTGGAGATCGCAGCATATGATGCCATGGACCTGTGTGGTACCGGAGGCGATGGTAAAGACACCTTTAATATCTCTACCCTCTCTTCCTTTGTCGTAGCAGGTGCGGGGCAAAATGTAGCCAAACATGGAAATAACGGGGTTTCTTCCATTTGTGGATCCTCAAATTTATTGGCCCATTTTGGTTATGAATTTACCAATGACATCGATGTGATCCGTAAAAACCTTGATGAAGCGGGGATTTGTTTTCTGCATGCGCCGTTATTTCACCCTGCCATGAAAAATGTGGGGCCTATACGGAAGGATCTAGGTGTAAAAACTTTCTTTAACATGCTTGGGCCAATGGTAAACCCAAGCTTCCCAAAGAAGCAGTTGGTAGGTGTCTTTAGCTTGGAATTGGCGAGGCTCTATGGCTACTTGTATCAAAATAGCCGCATAGATTTCAGTATATTGCATTCACTGGACGGATACGACGAAGTGTCCTTGACAGGAGACTTTAAAATGATTTCCAATGCAGGGGAGCGGGTGATTTCGCCAGAGTCCATTGGCCTGCCCAAGGTAAAGGCTCCGGCCATTCAGGGAGGGACGACCATCGAAGAGTCTGCAAGGATCTTCCATAATATCCTGAAGGGTGAAGGCACTGAAGCCCAAAAGGCAGTAGTTGTTGCCAACTCCGCAGCTGCCTTGGTTACGGCAGATCAATCCTTAAGTTTTGAAGAGGGAATTGCCAAGGCCACAGCATCCCTTGACAGTGGAAAAGCCCTTCAGACCTTTGAAAATTTGGTCAACCCAAAAACCTCCGTTTCATTAGCAAATTCTTAA
- the trpC gene encoding indole-3-glycerol phosphate synthase TrpC, with product MNILDKIIAHKKEEVAERKSLVPTKLLERSVFFDNKVVSMKKYVTHPEKTGIIAEFKRKSPSKGAINSAAKVEKTSIGYMQSGASALSILTDKEFFGGSNEDLATARKFNFCPILRKDFIIDEYQIVEAKSIGADCILLIAAALEPKRLEELATFAHKLGLEVLMEVHDQEELDRSLNDQLDLVGVNNRSLKTFDVSLDTSYSLVDKIPDQFVKISESGISDPQTLVDLKKGGFDGFLIGENFMKSIRPHQAAYNFMNKYRELSPDFKTEAV from the coding sequence ATGAATATCCTAGACAAAATCATCGCACACAAAAAAGAAGAGGTGGCTGAGCGAAAGAGCTTGGTGCCTACCAAGTTGTTGGAAAGAAGCGTCTTTTTTGACAACAAGGTGGTCTCTATGAAGAAATACGTGACTCATCCTGAGAAAACCGGCATCATTGCTGAATTCAAACGAAAGTCACCCTCCAAAGGAGCCATTAACAGCGCTGCCAAAGTGGAGAAAACCAGCATTGGTTATATGCAGTCAGGGGCTTCGGCACTTTCCATTTTGACCGACAAGGAGTTTTTTGGAGGTTCCAATGAGGACTTGGCCACTGCCAGAAAATTTAATTTCTGCCCGATATTGAGAAAGGATTTTATCATCGATGAGTACCAAATTGTCGAGGCCAAATCCATAGGGGCAGACTGCATTCTGCTGATTGCTGCCGCGCTGGAGCCAAAGCGGTTGGAGGAACTGGCCACCTTTGCGCACAAGCTGGGGCTGGAAGTGCTGATGGAAGTGCACGACCAAGAGGAACTGGACCGGTCACTGAACGATCAATTGGATTTGGTGGGGGTGAACAACAGAAGCCTAAAGACTTTTGATGTTTCACTGGATACATCTTACAGCTTGGTGGATAAAATTCCTGATCAATTTGTGAAAATCTCTGAGAGTGGAATCTCTGATCCCCAGACCTTGGTAGACCTGAAGAAAGGGGGATTTGATGGATTCTTGATCGGAGAGAATTTTATGAAATCCATCCGACCTCATCAGGCAGCCTATAATTTTATGAACAAATACCGGGAACTAAGTCCGGATTTCAAAACGGAGGCAGTTTAA
- a CDS encoding phosphoribosylanthranilate isomerase: MLVKVCGMRDAENIRSLDEKVQPDLMGMIFYPKSSRYVADAATIPSTKAAKVGVFVNTPIAEIVAKVNAFGLAYIQLHGDEDAVFVEELKKQAAAEIIKVFRVTEEVDWTYLKGFEPHVAYFLFDTETKGYGGSGKKFNWELLEKYPLQKPFLLSGGIQEESVAEIQHLQQIQPKLAGVDINSKFELHAAFKDVDKVIRFVKALQENR; this comes from the coding sequence ATGTTGGTGAAAGTGTGTGGCATGCGTGATGCGGAAAATATCAGGAGCCTGGATGAAAAAGTCCAGCCAGACCTGATGGGGATGATTTTTTATCCAAAATCCTCTCGGTATGTTGCTGATGCTGCCACCATTCCTTCTACCAAAGCCGCCAAGGTAGGTGTGTTCGTGAATACGCCCATCGCCGAAATCGTAGCCAAAGTCAATGCGTTTGGTCTGGCATACATCCAGCTTCATGGGGATGAAGATGCGGTTTTTGTGGAGGAATTAAAAAAACAGGCTGCTGCTGAGATCATAAAGGTCTTTAGGGTGACCGAGGAAGTAGACTGGACGTACCTGAAAGGTTTTGAGCCACACGTGGCGTATTTTCTGTTTGATACGGAAACGAAGGGATACGGTGGCTCCGGAAAAAAGTTCAATTGGGAGCTTTTGGAAAAATATCCCTTGCAAAAGCCATTTTTGCTCAGTGGAGGGATTCAGGAGGAAAGTGTAGCCGAAATCCAGCACCTGCAGCAAATACAGCCCAAGCTGGCAGGGGTGGATATCAATTCTAAATTTGAGCTTCATGCGGCCTTTAAGGATGTGGACAAAGTTATCCGCTTTGTAAAGGCCTTACAAGAAAATAGATAA
- the trpB gene encoding tryptophan synthase subunit beta: MVKVDEKGFYGKFGGAYIPEMLYPNVEELRINYEKITESDEFKEEFHALLKDYVGRPTPLYYAKRLSEKYGAKIYLKREDLCHTGAHKVNNTIGQIILAKKLGKKRIIAETGAGQHGVATATVCALMGMDCTVFMGAIDMERQKPNVERMRILGAKVVPATSGSQTLKDATNEALRQWINNPVDTHYIIGSVVGPHPYPEMVARFQSVISEEIKYQLKEKEGKEDPDLVIACVGGGSNAAGAFYHYYNRSSVRLIAVEAAGLGIASGKSAATTVLGTPGVLHGSKTLLMQTEDGQVVEPHSISAGLDYPGIGPVHAHLFDSKRGEFFAVEDEDAMKAGVELSRLEGIIPAVESAHALSVLKQVKYNASDVIVINLSGRGDKDLETYIKWGGY; the protein is encoded by the coding sequence ATGGTTAAAGTAGATGAAAAAGGGTTCTATGGGAAATTTGGGGGAGCTTACATTCCCGAAATGCTCTATCCCAATGTGGAAGAACTTAGGATCAATTATGAAAAAATCACCGAATCGGATGAGTTCAAAGAGGAATTTCATGCGCTTCTAAAAGACTATGTAGGACGTCCGACACCGTTGTACTATGCCAAGCGGCTGTCTGAGAAATATGGTGCAAAAATCTATCTCAAGCGGGAAGACCTCTGTCATACAGGCGCCCATAAGGTAAACAATACCATTGGTCAGATCATTTTAGCAAAGAAGCTGGGCAAGAAACGCATCATCGCCGAAACCGGAGCTGGCCAACATGGGGTGGCTACGGCGACCGTTTGTGCCCTGATGGGGATGGATTGTACGGTCTTTATGGGAGCCATTGACATGGAGCGCCAAAAGCCCAATGTGGAGCGGATGCGTATTTTGGGAGCGAAGGTGGTGCCCGCCACCTCCGGCAGCCAGACCCTCAAAGACGCTACCAATGAAGCCCTCCGGCAGTGGATCAATAATCCTGTGGATACCCATTACATCATTGGTTCTGTCGTAGGCCCGCATCCGTATCCGGAGATGGTGGCACGGTTTCAATCGGTAATCAGCGAAGAAATCAAATATCAGCTAAAGGAAAAAGAAGGCAAGGAAGATCCTGACTTGGTGATCGCCTGTGTAGGTGGTGGGAGTAATGCCGCTGGGGCTTTTTACCATTATTATAATCGCTCTTCCGTTAGGTTAATTGCTGTCGAAGCCGCTGGACTAGGCATAGCATCGGGAAAATCCGCAGCGACTACAGTGTTGGGTACACCGGGAGTTTTGCACGGCAGTAAGACCCTGCTGATGCAGACTGAAGACGGGCAGGTGGTAGAGCCACATTCGATATCTGCCGGGTTGGATTATCCAGGCATCGGGCCTGTCCATGCGCATTTATTTGATTCCAAAAGAGGTGAGTTCTTTGCCGTGGAAGATGAGGATGCGATGAAAGCAGGAGTGGAGCTGAGCAGGTTGGAAGGGATCATTCCGGCTGTCGAATCTGCGCATGCACTTTCCGTATTGAAGCAGGTGAAGTATAATGCTAGCGATGTGATCGTAATCAACCTTTCTGGAAGAGGAGACAAAGACCTGGAAACGTACATCAAGTGGGGAGGGTACTGA
- the trpA gene encoding tryptophan synthase subunit alpha, with translation MNRIDQLFKEKQGNILSIYFTAGFPKLEDTLAIMEAIEEAGADIIEVGMPYSDPVADGPTIQESNKIALDNGMNMKKMFQQLEHMRESVTIPVVLMGYLNPILQYGIEAFCKKCKDVGVDGLIVPDLPIQQYQDDYKALFDEYDLRNTFLISPQTSEMRIREIDQQSDGFIYMVSSHSITGAKSGISDEQEAYFERVKNMKLENPRLIGFGISDHATFSKASAYSHGAIIGSAFIKVLRDAKDLKTDIKSYIQAVKQG, from the coding sequence ATGAACCGAATAGATCAATTATTTAAAGAGAAGCAGGGGAATATTCTTTCCATATATTTTACAGCAGGTTTTCCCAAATTGGAAGATACGCTCGCCATTATGGAGGCTATCGAAGAGGCGGGTGCCGATATCATCGAGGTGGGGATGCCCTATTCAGATCCTGTCGCCGATGGCCCTACCATTCAAGAAAGCAATAAAATAGCCCTTGATAATGGTATGAACATGAAAAAAATGTTTCAGCAGCTGGAGCATATGAGGGAATCGGTGACGATACCAGTAGTGCTGATGGGCTATCTTAATCCGATTTTGCAATATGGCATCGAGGCATTTTGCAAGAAATGCAAGGACGTCGGTGTGGATGGGCTTATTGTGCCGGACTTGCCGATACAGCAATATCAGGATGATTATAAAGCGTTGTTTGATGAATATGATCTTCGAAATACCTTCCTGATTTCTCCGCAGACAAGTGAAATGCGCATCCGTGAAATCGACCAGCAGTCCGATGGGTTTATCTATATGGTCTCTTCCCACAGTATCACTGGGGCAAAGTCGGGTATTTCTGATGAGCAGGAGGCGTATTTTGAAAGGGTAAAAAACATGAAACTGGAAAATCCTCGATTGATAGGTTTTGGCATTTCCGACCATGCTACATTCTCCAAGGCCTCGGCCTACAGTCATGGGGCTATTATCGGCAGTGCTTTCATCAAGGTGCTCAGAGATGCCAAAGACCTTAAGACAGATATCAAAAGTTATATTCAAGCGGTAAAACAGGGATAG
- the aroF gene encoding 3-deoxy-7-phosphoheptulonate synthase → MIIQVKQDITEAQKESLIKEINQVGYKITEVITQMGTYLVGIGSAEFDIRKFGHHEGIQDIHIVSDAYKLVSKKWKVNPTSIDLGDGVFIKEGDMAVMAGPCSIESEEQIVKVIDHLKANDIKIMRGGVYKPRSSPYAFRGLGIEGLKLWHELASKAGIKIITEVMQVSQIEEMMDYVDVFQVGARNTQNFNLLDELGKVDKPVMIKRGISGTIEELLQSAEYVFSGGNEKLILCERGIRTYEKATRNTLDLNAVPVLKDKSHLPVVVDPSHGIGIRKFVHQMALAGVMAGADGIIYEAHEIPEKAYSDGQQTLDFSQSTQLTSQIRQTFAMRKTFDLL, encoded by the coding sequence ATGATCATACAAGTAAAACAGGACATCACCGAAGCACAAAAGGAGAGCCTGATCAAAGAAATCAATCAAGTAGGGTACAAAATCACGGAAGTGATCACCCAAATGGGAACGTACCTAGTGGGGATCGGTAGTGCGGAGTTTGATATTCGTAAATTTGGACATCATGAGGGTATTCAGGATATCCATATCGTGTCCGATGCCTATAAATTGGTTTCTAAAAAGTGGAAAGTAAACCCCACTTCCATTGATTTGGGCGATGGGGTATTCATCAAGGAAGGTGATATGGCCGTGATGGCAGGCCCTTGCTCGATCGAGAGTGAGGAGCAAATCGTAAAAGTGATCGACCACCTGAAGGCCAATGATATCAAGATCATGCGTGGTGGAGTATATAAGCCTCGAAGCAGTCCATATGCATTCCGTGGATTGGGGATAGAGGGATTGAAGCTATGGCATGAACTGGCCAGCAAAGCCGGAATCAAGATCATCACAGAAGTGATGCAGGTTTCGCAGATCGAGGAGATGATGGATTATGTGGACGTATTCCAGGTAGGCGCCAGAAATACACAGAATTTCAACCTGCTGGATGAATTGGGCAAAGTGGATAAGCCGGTAATGATCAAGCGCGGGATTTCCGGTACGATCGAGGAGCTGCTACAGTCAGCGGAGTATGTGTTCTCTGGAGGAAATGAGAAGCTGATCCTGTGTGAACGAGGTATTAGGACCTATGAAAAAGCCACTAGGAATACCTTGGACCTGAATGCTGTGCCAGTGCTGAAGGACAAGTCTCACCTTCCCGTAGTGGTGGATCCATCCCATGGTATTGGTATACGTAAATTTGTTCACCAAATGGCCTTGGCTGGAGTGATGGCCGGGGCAGACGGCATTATCTATGAAGCGCATGAAATCCCGGAAAAGGCCTATTCAGACGGTCAGCAGACACTGGATTTCTCCCAAAGTACCCAATTGACCAGCCAAATCAGGCAAACTTTCGCAATGAGGAAGACGTTTGATTTGTTATAA